From the genome of Chelonoidis abingdonii isolate Lonesome George chromosome 25, CheloAbing_2.0, whole genome shotgun sequence, one region includes:
- the PIGV gene encoding GPI alpha-1,6-mannosyltransferase 2: MMKLMNRRDPYVREVIRFAVYCRALTLVLQALFNFLIPDHAADAFSPPRLSEPSLCDWLSEWLLGGLSHWDAEHFLFIAEHGYLYEHNFAFFPVYPLSVRAVAEVTLWPLQGLLCLRSRLLLSAVLLNALLSVLAAAVLYELGCVVLRCRRMAFISAVLFCLTPANVFMTAAYSESMFAFLVFSAMLQLEKGQSWTSGLLFSLAAAVRSNGVINTGFLIYSQSKDLALQLQAGAWTVMKLPQVWRRLLRFAASVVLMSAGVFFPFALFQSYAYLRFCSPDASSEHGVPRPLLQLAVDKGYRLAAMNEIKPAWCSQGLPVVYSYIQDVYWNVGFLRYFELKQVPNFLLAVPVTVLGSWATWFYLTANPQYCLMLGLVRRKKEARKGEDSDKPMDGFCCSSVFVYMVHAMALLAFGILCMHVQVVTRFLGSSTPVLYWFSAHLLQDYEPLLWKEGAAIQTAASLSEKPSVGSSFPGAFRKGISENPIVKLLLNWRISSPLTKCILGYFLSYWLLGLILHCNFLPWT, encoded by the exons ATGATGAAGCTGATGAATAGAAGAGACCCCTATGTTCGAGAGGTCATCCGGTTTGCAGTGTATTGCAGAGCCCTGACACTTGTGCTCCAG gCCCTGTTTAACTTCTTGATCCCGGATCATGCAGCGgatgccttctctcctccccgcCTGTCAGAACCCAGCCTTTGTGACTGGTTGTCAGAATGGCTCTTGGGGGGCTTGTCACACTGGGATGCAGAGCACTTCCTGTTCATAGCTGAGCATGGGTACCTGTATGAGCACAACTTCGCCTTCTTCCCAGTGTACCCCCTCAGTGTGCGAGCCGTGGCAGAAGTCACACTGTGGCCCCTGCAAGGGCTGCTGTGTTTACGGAGCCGCCTGCTCTTGTCAGCGGTGCTTTTAAATGCTCTCCTCTCAGTCCTGGCAGCTGCTGTCCTCTATGAGCTGGGGTGCGTGGTGCTACGGTGTCGCAGGATGGCCTTTATCTCTGCTGTCCTCTTCTGCCTCACCCCCGCCAATGTGTTCATGACAGCCGCTTACTCAGAAAGCATGTTTGCTTTCCTGGTGTTCagtgccatgctgcagctggagaAAGGGCAGAGCTGGACCAGCGGACTGCTCttctcccttgctgctgctgtgcgCTCCAACGGGGTGATCAACACTGGCTTCCTCATCTATTCCCAGAGTAAAGACCTTGCCCTCCAACTCCAGGCAGGTGCCTGGACTGTAATGAAGCTGCCTCAGGTCTGGAGACGACTCCTCCGCTTTGCAGCTTCAGTGGTTCTGATGTCTGCTGGGGTCTTTTTCCCTTTTGCTTTGTTTCAGTCCTATGCCTACTTGAGATTCTGCAGTCCTGATGCCAGCTCTGAACATGGAGTTCCCAGGCCGCTATTGCAGCTGGCTGTGGATAAGGGGTATCGTCTAGCGGCCATGAATGAGATAAAACCTGCGTGGTGCTCCCAGGGGCTCCCTGTGGTCTATTCTTACATTCAAGATGTTTACTGGAATGTGGGCTTTCTAAGGTACTTTGAGCTTAAACAGGTGCCCAACTTCCTGCTAGCTGTGCCGGTTACTGTGCTGGGCTCTTGGGCCACCTGGTTCTACCTCACTGCAAATCCCCAGTACTGCTTAATGCTTGGCCTAGTGAGAAGAAAGAAGGAAGCAAGGAAAGGAGAGGACTCTGATAAGCCCATGGATGGATTTTGCTGCTCCAGTGTCTTCGTTTACATGGTCCATGCCATGGCTCTTCTGGCCTTCGGAATCCTCTGCATGCATGTGCAG GTTGTAACCAGGTTCCTAGGCTCATCTACACCAGTCTTGTACTGGTTCTCTGCTCATCTGCTCCAGGACTATGAACCTTTGCTGTGGAAAGAAGGAGCTGCTATCCAGACTGCAGCATCCCTCTCCGAGAAGCCCAGTGTAGGCAGCTCTTTTCCTGGAGCGTTCAGAAAAGGGATTTCTGAAAACCCCATCGTGAAATTACTGCTGAACTGGAGAATAAGTTCCCCTCTCACCAAATGCATTCTGGGATATTTCCTGTCTTACTGGCTGCTGGGGCTGATCCTACACTGCAACTTCCTGCCTTGGACATAG